One Corynebacterium uterequi DNA segment encodes these proteins:
- a CDS encoding Na+/H+ antiporter subunit G: protein MTWYEIIVAALVVLAAAMALVTAIAQWRAPDALTRVNLMGPLVGVGLPVLIVAKLIYDWATRGFDPNDFVRAIIAIAGLWVIASVGSFYMGRAVYGVTVVDSTPEGAEREGDPERQRP from the coding sequence ATGACGTGGTACGAAATCATCGTGGCAGCCCTCGTCGTGCTCGCGGCGGCTATGGCGCTGGTAACCGCCATCGCTCAGTGGCGCGCCCCAGACGCACTAACCCGGGTCAATCTCATGGGCCCGCTGGTGGGTGTGGGACTCCCGGTGCTCATCGTGGCGAAGCTCATCTACGACTGGGCTACCCGAGGCTTCGACCCCAATGACTTCGTCCGGGCGATCATCGCTATCGCCGGACTGTGGGTCATCGCGTCCGTCGGCTCTTTCTACATGGGCCGCGCGGTCTACGGCGTCACCGTCGTCGATTCCACCCCGGAAGGCGCCGAACGCGAAGGCGACCCCGAGCGCCAGCGCCCCTGA
- a CDS encoding cation:proton antiporter produces the protein MSIFSWIIAASMAVMALSMVAGVALILKTSDVVSRAVVADLVFYGMVAFYLTYSIINETFISYEVAILAAIVAGVMPTLSMSRIVTRGRR, from the coding sequence GTGAGCATCTTCTCCTGGATAATCGCCGCCTCGATGGCCGTCATGGCGCTGAGCATGGTGGCCGGCGTGGCGCTGATCCTCAAGACCTCCGACGTCGTCAGCCGCGCCGTGGTCGCCGACCTCGTGTTCTACGGCATGGTGGCGTTCTACCTCACCTATTCGATCATCAACGAGACGTTCATCAGCTACGAGGTCGCTATCCTGGCGGCAATCGTGGCCGGGGTCATGCCGACGCTGTCCATGTCCCGCATCGTCACCCGAGGAAGGAGGTAA
- a CDS encoding monovalent cation/H+ antiporter subunit E, producing the protein MHAIVYIAWLIKEIFAAGFAVAARALRPDIGFTPMVVRYPLRVTSDWEIFWFSTSITATPSTLSLGLREPARPGDPRILLVQDAFGDDPAEITRGLADMEVRLAPHVAGIDHGVPGQGSAEELPIEYYDYTSPRRVVK; encoded by the coding sequence ATGCACGCCATCGTCTACATCGCGTGGCTCATTAAGGAGATCTTCGCCGCCGGTTTCGCCGTGGCAGCCCGGGCCTTGCGCCCCGACATCGGTTTCACGCCGATGGTGGTTCGCTACCCGCTGCGGGTGACCAGCGATTGGGAGATCTTCTGGTTCTCCACCTCCATCACCGCGACCCCGTCAACGCTCTCCCTGGGCCTGCGCGAACCCGCCCGCCCCGGCGACCCGCGCATCCTCCTGGTCCAGGATGCCTTTGGCGACGACCCGGCGGAGATCACCCGGGGCCTGGCCGACATGGAGGTCCGTCTCGCCCCGCATGTGGCGGGCATCGACCACGGGGTTCCGGGTCAGGGATCCGCCGAGGAGCTGCCCATCGAGTACTACGACTACACCAGCCCGAGGAGGGTAGTGAAGTGA